The Thermus brockianus genome window below encodes:
- the dnaE gene encoding DNA polymerase III subunit alpha, with amino-acid sequence MGHKLRFAHLHQHTQFSLLDGAAKLEDLLKWVKEVSPEDPALAITDHGNLFGAVEFYRKATELGVKPILGYEAYVAAESRHDRKRGKGLDGGYFHLTLLAKDFRGYQNLVRLASRAYLEGFYEKPRIDREILREHAEGLIALSGCLGAEIPQFILQDRLDLAEARLKEYLSIFGDRFFIEIQNHGLPEQKKVNEVLKEFARRYGLGMVATNDGHYVRREDARAHEVLLAIQSKSTLDDPERWRFPCDEFYVKTPEEMRAMLPEAEWGDEPFDNTAEIARMCNVDLPIGDKMVYRIPRFPLPEGRTEAQYLMELTLKGLLGRYPDRITPEFYREVFRRLGKLPPHGDGQALAEALAQVEKGAWEKLLAGLPPLEGVREWTAEAILHRALYELGVIERMGFPGYFLIVQDYINWARKNGVSVGPGRGSAAGSLVAYAVGITNIDPLRFGLLFERFLNPERVSMPDIDTDFSDRKRDLVIQYVRERYGKERVAQIGTFGSLASKAALKDVARVYGIPHKKAEELAKLIPVQFGKPKPLAEAIQVVPELRAEMEKDPKIREVLEVAMRLEGLNRHASVHAAGVVIAAEPLTDLVPLMRDQEGRPVTQYDMGAVEALGLLKMDFLGLRTLTFLEEAKRIVQESKGVELDYDALPLDDPKTFALLARGETKGVFQLESGGMTATVRGLKPRRIEDIIALVSLYRPGPMEHIPTYIRRHHGQEPVTYTEFPHAEKYLKPILDETYGIPVYQEQIMQIASAVAGYSLGEADLLRRAMGKKKVEEMQKHRERFVRGAKERGVPEEEANRLFDMLEAFANYGFNKSHAAAYSLLSYQTAYVKAHYPVEFMAALLSVERHDSDKVAEYIRDARAMGIPVLPPDINRSGFDFKVVGEEILFGLSAVKNVGEGAAEAILKERERGGPFKSLGDFLKRLDEKVVNKRTLESLVKAGAFDAFGDRARLLVSLEPLLRWAAESRERARSGMLGLFAEVEEPPLVEAEPLDEITRLRYEKEALGIYVSGHPVLRYPGLREAASCALEELEAFIQGLPPRARVLLAGMVEEVVRKPTKSGGMMARFTLSDETGALEVVAFGRAYEGVSPKLKEDVPLLVLAEVEREEGGLRVIAQAVWTHEEVAEAAKALEVEVDHALLDEKGIALLKSLLDEHPGTLPLYVKVQGPFGEALFALREARVAEEALGALEAEGFRAYLVPDREAFLQGNGGNGAKEEVVPF; translated from the coding sequence ATGGGCCACAAACTCCGGTTCGCCCACCTGCACCAGCACACCCAGTTTTCCCTCCTGGACGGGGCGGCCAAGCTTGAGGACCTCCTCAAGTGGGTCAAGGAGGTCTCCCCCGAGGACCCCGCCCTGGCCATCACCGACCACGGGAACCTCTTCGGCGCCGTGGAGTTTTACAGGAAGGCCACGGAGCTGGGGGTGAAGCCCATCCTCGGGTACGAGGCCTACGTGGCGGCGGAAAGCCGCCACGACCGCAAGCGGGGCAAGGGCCTGGACGGGGGGTACTTCCACCTCACCCTCCTCGCCAAGGACTTCCGGGGCTACCAGAACCTGGTGCGCCTGGCGAGCCGGGCCTATCTGGAGGGTTTTTACGAGAAACCCCGCATTGACCGGGAGATCCTAAGGGAGCACGCCGAAGGCCTCATCGCCCTTTCCGGGTGCCTGGGGGCGGAGATTCCCCAGTTCATCCTGCAAGACCGCCTGGACCTGGCGGAGGCCCGGCTCAAGGAGTACCTTTCCATCTTCGGCGACCGCTTCTTCATTGAGATCCAAAACCACGGCCTTCCCGAGCAGAAGAAGGTCAACGAGGTCCTCAAGGAGTTCGCCCGCAGGTACGGCCTGGGCATGGTGGCCACCAACGACGGCCACTACGTGCGCAGGGAGGATGCCCGGGCCCACGAGGTGCTCCTCGCCATCCAGTCCAAAAGCACCCTGGACGACCCCGAGCGTTGGCGCTTTCCCTGCGACGAGTTCTACGTGAAGACCCCCGAGGAGATGCGGGCCATGCTCCCCGAGGCGGAGTGGGGGGATGAGCCCTTTGACAATACGGCGGAGATCGCCCGCATGTGCAACGTGGACCTCCCCATCGGGGACAAGATGGTCTACCGCATCCCCCGCTTCCCCCTCCCCGAAGGGCGCACGGAGGCCCAGTACCTCATGGAGCTCACCCTAAAGGGCCTTCTGGGCCGCTACCCCGACCGCATCACCCCAGAGTTTTACCGGGAGGTCTTCCGCCGCCTGGGGAAGCTCCCGCCCCACGGGGACGGGCAGGCCCTGGCCGAGGCCCTGGCCCAGGTGGAGAAGGGGGCTTGGGAAAAGCTTCTGGCCGGGCTTCCCCCCTTGGAGGGGGTGCGGGAGTGGACGGCGGAGGCCATCCTCCACCGGGCCCTTTACGAGCTTGGCGTCATTGAGCGCATGGGCTTCCCCGGGTACTTCCTCATCGTCCAGGACTACATCAACTGGGCTAGGAAGAACGGGGTTTCCGTGGGGCCCGGACGGGGTTCGGCGGCGGGGAGCCTGGTGGCCTACGCCGTGGGCATCACCAACATTGACCCCTTGCGCTTTGGCCTCCTCTTTGAGCGCTTCTTGAACCCCGAGCGGGTGTCCATGCCGGACATAGACACGGACTTTTCCGACCGCAAGCGGGACCTGGTGATCCAGTACGTGCGGGAGCGGTACGGGAAGGAAAGGGTGGCCCAGATCGGCACCTTCGGGAGCCTGGCCTCCAAGGCGGCCCTGAAGGACGTGGCCCGGGTCTACGGCATCCCCCACAAGAAGGCGGAGGAGCTGGCCAAGCTCATCCCCGTGCAGTTCGGTAAGCCCAAGCCCTTGGCCGAGGCCATCCAGGTGGTGCCCGAGCTCAGGGCGGAGATGGAAAAGGACCCCAAGATCCGGGAGGTCCTCGAGGTGGCCATGCGGCTTGAGGGCCTCAACCGCCACGCCTCCGTGCACGCCGCCGGGGTGGTCATCGCCGCCGAGCCCCTCACGGACCTGGTTCCCCTCATGCGGGACCAGGAAGGCCGCCCCGTGACCCAGTACGACATGGGGGCGGTGGAGGCCTTGGGCCTTTTGAAGATGGACTTCCTGGGCCTCCGCACCCTCACCTTCCTGGAGGAGGCCAAGCGGATCGTCCAGGAGTCCAAGGGGGTAGAGCTGGACTACGATGCCCTTCCCCTGGACGACCCCAAGACCTTTGCCCTCCTCGCCCGGGGGGAGACCAAGGGGGTGTTCCAGTTGGAATCCGGGGGCATGACCGCCACGGTGCGGGGGCTTAAGCCCAGGCGGATTGAGGACATCATCGCCCTGGTCTCCCTCTACCGCCCTGGCCCCATGGAGCACATCCCCACCTACATCCGCCGCCACCACGGCCAAGAACCCGTGACCTACACCGAGTTCCCCCATGCGGAGAAGTACCTAAAGCCCATCCTGGACGAGACGTACGGCATTCCCGTCTACCAGGAGCAGATCATGCAGATCGCCTCCGCGGTGGCCGGGTACTCCTTGGGGGAGGCGGACCTTCTGCGGAGGGCCATGGGCAAGAAGAAAGTGGAGGAGATGCAAAAACATCGGGAGCGCTTCGTGCGGGGGGCCAAGGAGCGGGGGGTGCCGGAGGAGGAGGCCAACCGGCTTTTTGACATGCTGGAGGCCTTCGCCAACTACGGCTTTAACAAGAGCCACGCCGCCGCCTATAGCCTCCTCTCCTACCAGACCGCCTACGTGAAGGCCCACTACCCCGTGGAGTTCATGGCCGCCCTCCTCAGCGTGGAACGCCACGACTCGGACAAGGTGGCGGAGTACATCCGCGACGCCCGGGCCATGGGCATCCCCGTCCTGCCCCCGGACATCAACCGCTCGGGCTTTGACTTCAAGGTGGTGGGGGAGGAGATCCTCTTCGGCCTCTCGGCGGTGAAGAACGTGGGGGAGGGGGCGGCGGAGGCCATCCTGAAGGAGAGGGAGCGGGGAGGGCCCTTCAAGAGCCTGGGGGACTTCCTGAAGCGCCTGGACGAAAAGGTGGTGAACAAGCGCACCCTCGAGTCCCTCGTCAAGGCGGGGGCCTTTGACGCCTTTGGGGACCGGGCGCGCCTCCTCGTTTCCCTAGAGCCCCTCCTCCGTTGGGCGGCGGAAAGCCGGGAGCGGGCCCGTTCGGGGATGCTGGGCCTCTTCGCCGAGGTGGAGGAGCCTCCCTTGGTGGAGGCCGAGCCCTTGGACGAGATCACCCGCCTCCGCTACGAGAAGGAGGCCTTGGGCATCTACGTTTCCGGCCACCCCGTGCTCCGCTACCCGGGCCTGAGGGAGGCGGCAAGCTGCGCCCTGGAGGAGCTGGAGGCCTTCATCCAGGGGCTTCCCCCCCGCGCCCGGGTTCTCCTGGCCGGCATGGTGGAGGAGGTGGTGCGCAAGCCCACCAAGAGCGGGGGCATGATGGCCCGTTTCACCCTCTCCGACGAGACGGGGGCCTTGGAGGTGGTGGCCTTTGGCCGGGCCTACGAGGGGGTTTCCCCCAAGCTCAAGGAGGATGTTCCCCTCCTGGTCCTGGCGGAGGTGGAACGGGAGGAGGGAGGGCTTAGGGTCATCGCCCAAGCGGTCTGGACCCACGAGGAGGTGGCGGAGGCGGCGAAAGCCCTGGAGGTGGAGGTGGACCACGCCCTTCTGGACGAGAAGGGAATCGCCCTCCTCAAGAGCCTTTTGGACGAGCACCCGGGGACCCTTCCCCTCTACGTGAAGGTCCAGGGCCCCTTCGGCGAGGCCCTTTTCGCCCTTAGGGAGGCCCGGGTGGCGGAGGAGGCCCTGGGAGCCCTCGAGGCCGAGGGCTTCCGCGCCTACCTGGTGCCCGACCGGGAGGCCTTCCTCCAGGGGAACGGGGGGAACGGGGCCAAGGAGGAGGTGGTGCCCTTCTAA
- a CDS encoding 5-formyltetrahydrofolate cyclo-ligase, whose translation MTLGELREEVWNALARHGLALHPTPPHGHHPNFLGARKAAERLLKTPEFLGARRILAGMDAVLKPLREEALRQGKELLLPHPDRPGEFLLLKDLDPRRLKRVREAYRYGVPVALEAQPVDLVLVGAVAVDEEGGWVGKGYGFPQAWLKVEAPFATLAHPLMVYPELPVEPERRVDLIATPQRLIRP comes from the coding sequence ATGACCTTGGGGGAGCTTCGGGAAGAAGTCTGGAACGCCCTGGCCCGCCATGGGCTCGCCCTCCACCCCACCCCGCCCCACGGCCACCACCCCAACTTCCTGGGGGCCAGAAAGGCGGCGGAGCGCCTTCTCAAAACCCCGGAGTTCCTGGGCGCAAGGCGGATCCTTGCGGGTATGGACGCCGTGCTCAAGCCCTTAAGGGAAGAGGCCCTGCGCCAGGGGAAAGAACTCCTCCTCCCCCACCCGGACCGGCCGGGGGAGTTCTTGCTCCTGAAGGACCTGGACCCGAGGCGGCTTAAGCGGGTGCGGGAGGCTTACCGCTACGGGGTACCCGTGGCCCTCGAGGCCCAACCGGTGGACCTGGTCCTTGTGGGAGCGGTGGCGGTGGACGAGGAGGGGGGCTGGGTGGGGAAGGGCTACGGCTTTCCCCAGGCCTGGCTCAAGGTGGAAGCCCCCTTCGCCACCCTGGCCCACCCGCTGATGGTCTACCCCGAGCTCCCGGTGGAACCCGAACGCCGGGTGGACCTCATCGCCACGCCGCAACGGCTCATCCGGCCCTGA
- a CDS encoding FUN14 domain-containing protein: MELPDLTPYLGQMTFGGLAGYAVGYALKKVGRLLAIALGLLFVALQLLAQAGYVEVDWTRIQRDVEPLLQQPGLKGLWERLVSTLTYNLPFGASFVGGLVLGLRAG, translated from the coding sequence GTGGAGCTTCCCGACCTCACCCCTTACCTCGGGCAGATGACCTTTGGCGGTCTGGCCGGCTACGCCGTGGGCTACGCCTTGAAGAAGGTGGGCCGCCTTCTCGCGATAGCCCTGGGGCTTCTCTTCGTGGCCCTCCAGCTCCTCGCCCAAGCGGGGTATGTGGAGGTGGACTGGACCCGCATCCAGCGGGACGTGGAGCCCTTGCTCCAGCAGCCCGGCTTAAAGGGCCTTTGGGAGCGGCTCGTTTCCACCCTCACCTATAACCTGCCCTTCGGGGCGAGCTTCGTGGGCGGGCTGGTTTTGGGCCTCAGGGCCGGATGA
- a CDS encoding HD domain-containing protein has translation MPNFEEALALMEAWTESPSLRRHMRAVEVAMRAYARRFGEDEELWAMAGVLHDMDYEKYPEEHPYRGVEELGRLGYPEEVLRAILAHASYTGVPRESLMAKALFAVDELTGLIAAAVYVRPDRSILGLELPSLKKKFKDKAFAKGVNREEIRMGAEELGVPLDEHLAFVLEAMRREAHLLGLA, from the coding sequence ATGCCGAACTTTGAGGAAGCCCTGGCCCTCATGGAGGCGTGGACGGAAAGCCCCTCCTTGCGCCGGCACATGCGGGCGGTGGAGGTGGCCATGCGGGCCTACGCCCGTCGCTTTGGGGAGGACGAGGAGCTTTGGGCCATGGCCGGGGTGCTCCACGATATGGACTACGAGAAGTACCCGGAGGAACACCCCTACCGGGGGGTGGAGGAGCTCGGGCGCCTCGGCTACCCCGAGGAGGTTCTAAGGGCCATCCTGGCCCACGCCAGCTACACCGGCGTGCCCCGGGAAAGCCTTATGGCCAAGGCCCTCTTCGCCGTGGATGAGCTCACGGGCCTCATCGCCGCCGCGGTCTACGTGCGCCCGGACCGCTCCATTCTGGGCTTGGAGCTCCCTAGCCTGAAAAAGAAGTTCAAGGACAAGGCCTTCGCCAAAGGGGTGAACCGGGAGGAGATCCGCATGGGGGCGGAGGAGCTGGGGGTGCCCTTGGACGAGCACCTGGCCTTCGTGCTGGAGGCCATGAGGCGGGAAGCCCACCTCCTGGGCCTTGCCTAG
- the ispF gene encoding 2-C-methyl-D-erythritol 2,4-cyclodiphosphate synthase, which produces MRIGYGEDSHLLAEGRPLYLCGLEIPSPVGALAHSDGDAALHALTDALLAAYGLGDIGLLFPDTDPRWQGVRSEVFLGEALIRVAGLGGKLLQVSLVLTLDRPKLNPHREALVANLSRLLGLPKDRIGLAFKTSEGLSPSHVQARAVVLLDG; this is translated from the coding sequence ATGCGCATCGGCTACGGGGAGGATAGCCACCTTCTCGCCGAGGGAAGGCCCCTTTACCTTTGCGGCCTGGAGATCCCAAGCCCTGTAGGGGCCCTAGCCCACTCCGACGGGGACGCCGCCCTTCACGCCCTCACGGACGCCCTCCTCGCCGCCTACGGCCTCGGGGACATCGGCCTCCTCTTCCCGGACACCGACCCCCGTTGGCAAGGGGTGCGGAGCGAGGTGTTCCTGGGAGAGGCCCTTATCCGGGTGGCGGGCCTGGGGGGGAAGCTCCTCCAGGTGAGCCTGGTCCTCACCCTGGACCGGCCCAAACTCAACCCCCACCGGGAAGCCCTGGTGGCAAACCTCTCCCGCCTCTTAGGGCTTCCCAAAGACCGCATCGGTCTCGCCTTCAAGACCTCGGAGGGCCTATCCCCTTCCCACGTCCAGGCCCGGGCGGTGGTGCTTTTGGATGGTTGA
- a CDS encoding trimeric intracellular cation channel family protein codes for MVEVLVWLGTLVFAATGALKGVEKGFDLLGVLVLATVTAVGGGSIRDVLVGTLPPTALTHEPLLWSVVLVGLLVFRFHPRVQALERPIYYLDTLGLGLFAALGAERGLAAGLGPFGVALAGTLSGVGGGVLRDVLSGEVPGILYRAGDLYASAALLGALVVYALHDTHPQASLFAGALITILLRVFGRRLGLRLPTPR; via the coding sequence ATGGTTGAGGTCCTGGTCTGGCTCGGCACCCTGGTCTTCGCCGCCACGGGGGCCCTAAAGGGGGTGGAGAAGGGGTTTGACCTCCTTGGGGTCTTGGTTCTGGCCACGGTGACGGCGGTGGGGGGCGGCTCCATCCGGGACGTCCTGGTGGGCACCCTCCCCCCCACGGCCCTCACCCACGAGCCCCTCCTTTGGAGCGTGGTCCTGGTGGGGCTTTTGGTCTTCCGCTTCCACCCAAGGGTGCAGGCCCTGGAGAGGCCCATCTACTACCTGGACACCCTAGGCCTGGGCCTCTTCGCCGCCTTGGGGGCGGAAAGGGGCTTGGCGGCGGGCCTAGGGCCCTTCGGCGTGGCCTTGGCGGGGACCCTTTCCGGGGTGGGGGGTGGGGTCCTGCGGGACGTGCTCTCCGGCGAGGTGCCGGGCATCCTCTACCGGGCAGGGGACCTCTACGCCTCCGCTGCCCTTCTGGGCGCTCTGGTGGTCTATGCCCTCCACGATACCCATCCCCAAGCCTCCCTTTTCGCCGGAGCCCTGATCACCATCCTGCTCCGGGTTTTCGGGAGGCGGCTTGGCCTCAGGCTCCCCACCCCCCGCTAA
- a CDS encoding transposase, with protein MEEHQTPPSILPLPLEELVPLLQAWLQARLPEGERKPGRPRTFSDLSLFLFHLVRALLGFSSERMRRELARNPRLRKRLGLERVPSSATLSERSRKLPWPLLRGGKRVGRGRRVLAMDATLLPAQRSDGEAAWGVGSDGGWVYGYKLHLLVDLDTGEVLALRVTPASWHDSPVGRGMLWGVERFPGEKPPVVVADAAYEGEANFRLTRRRGMLLVTGHNRRRGRPKGRGRLLNLRRRGRGAYRRLLGRRWELETVFGLLKGPMGLVGAVGRVRGLKAVALQVEAWVMAWSVVAQLLGQAGLPITRVLRAVA; from the coding sequence GTGGAAGAACACCAGACGCCCCCTTCCATCCTACCCCTGCCCCTGGAGGAACTGGTCCCCCTGCTCCAGGCATGGCTCCAAGCCCGCTTGCCAGAAGGGGAGAGAAAACCCGGCAGGCCCAGGACCTTCTCCGACCTCAGCCTCTTTCTCTTCCACCTGGTCCGCGCCCTCCTGGGCTTCTCCAGCGAACGCATGCGCCGGGAACTGGCCCGCAACCCTAGGCTCCGCAAGCGCCTCGGTCTAGAGCGCGTTCCCTCCTCTGCCACCCTCAGCGAGCGGAGCCGGAAGCTACCCTGGCCCCTCCTGCGGGGAGGGAAGCGGGTGGGCCGGGGGAGGCGGGTGCTGGCCATGGACGCCACCCTTCTCCCCGCCCAGAGGTCGGATGGGGAGGCGGCTTGGGGCGTGGGCTCGGATGGGGGCTGGGTTTATGGGTACAAGCTCCACCTCCTCGTGGACCTGGACACGGGGGAGGTGCTGGCCCTACGGGTGACCCCGGCCTCATGGCACGACTCCCCGGTGGGGCGGGGGATGCTCTGGGGGGTGGAGAGGTTTCCTGGGGAGAAGCCCCCCGTGGTGGTGGCGGACGCGGCCTACGAGGGGGAAGCCAACTTTCGGTTGACGAGGAGGCGAGGGATGCTTCTGGTGACGGGGCATAACCGGAGACGGGGAAGGCCAAAGGGGAGGGGGCGGCTTTTGAACCTGCGGCGGCGGGGGAGAGGTGCGTACCGGAGGCTTTTGGGGCGGCGGTGGGAGCTGGAGACGGTCTTTGGTCTGCTGAAGGGGCCGATGGGGCTGGTGGGGGCGGTGGGGAGGGTACGGGGGCTGAAGGCGGTGGCCCTGCAAGTGGAAGCTTGGGTGATGGCCTGGAGCGTGGTGGCCCAGCTTCTTGGGCAGGCGGGTCTGCCCATCACCCGGGTGTTGCGGGCGGTGGCGTGA
- a CDS encoding tetratricopeptide repeat protein, whose amino-acid sequence MKLTRGLWVFIGLVIPSLAWGQGAEEYFARCQRLYNQGALESAQMTCELALVSDPNHAPSLRLLARIALERGELAQAGTYLERLGDDPEGLVLKARLLLAQGRPGEVLRLPLGQDPEARLARALALEALKRPEAALAEAQALPPTPEVRLLLARLHLELGNPEAGLLALGSTQEERLARGRLLFLVGRPTEAIPLLEALLPELGEKPELKAQALATLTLAYLGQGDVGRGLAALGQLSQVENLPGRFLATAWPWLSALLAFLVLILLGESRIEPLRTVEVVENPLPGPGSLYLLALLALLLALGFAALMGKLLFANLLAFLTPYQGEKVLPSLYLAYGAFLLLGLLLWQRKRLPALLGPWGSWVEGFWVGPALVLLLLAYGLLRPFLGLSTLPLNLLTFLGLALMEPFFRGLVPWVFKERYKDLAPALSALFFALAVPGPTLLLLLVGAGLLWAKERAGSVLGLSLGWVVAGVVLSLFPPAWLRRF is encoded by the coding sequence ATGAAGCTTACTCGGGGGCTTTGGGTCTTTATAGGCCTGGTTATCCCTTCCCTGGCCTGGGGCCAAGGGGCCGAGGAGTATTTCGCCCGCTGCCAAAGGCTATACAACCAAGGAGCCTTGGAAAGCGCCCAGATGACCTGCGAGCTTGCCCTGGTGAGCGACCCCAACCACGCCCCAAGCCTTCGGCTCCTCGCCCGCATCGCCTTGGAAAGGGGCGAGCTGGCCCAAGCGGGCACCTACCTGGAGCGCCTGGGGGACGACCCCGAGGGCCTGGTCCTGAAGGCGAGGCTCCTTTTGGCCCAGGGGAGGCCGGGGGAGGTCCTGCGCCTCCCCTTGGGGCAGGACCCGGAGGCCCGGCTTGCGAGGGCTTTGGCCCTCGAGGCCCTAAAGCGGCCGGAAGCGGCCCTGGCCGAGGCCCAGGCCCTCCCCCCTACCCCAGAAGTGCGCCTCCTCCTGGCCCGGCTCCACCTGGAGCTCGGCAACCCGGAAGCGGGCCTTCTGGCCTTGGGCTCCACCCAGGAGGAAAGGCTAGCGCGGGGGCGCCTCCTTTTCCTCGTGGGGCGGCCCACGGAGGCCATCCCCCTTCTGGAAGCCCTCCTCCCGGAGCTTGGGGAAAAGCCCGAGCTGAAGGCCCAGGCCCTCGCCACCTTGACCCTGGCCTACCTGGGCCAAGGGGACGTTGGGCGGGGCCTGGCGGCCCTTGGGCAACTTTCCCAGGTGGAAAACCTCCCCGGGCGCTTCCTCGCCACGGCCTGGCCTTGGCTTTCCGCCCTCCTCGCCTTCTTGGTCCTCATCCTCCTGGGGGAAAGCCGCATAGAGCCCCTGCGCACCGTGGAGGTGGTGGAAAACCCCTTACCGGGCCCGGGAAGCCTCTACCTCTTGGCCCTCCTGGCCCTCCTTCTGGCCCTGGGCTTCGCCGCCCTAATGGGCAAGCTCCTTTTCGCCAACCTCCTCGCCTTCCTTACCCCCTACCAAGGGGAAAAGGTGCTCCCAAGCCTCTACCTGGCCTACGGGGCCTTCCTCCTCCTGGGCCTCCTCCTCTGGCAACGGAAGCGGCTACCCGCCCTTTTGGGCCCCTGGGGCAGCTGGGTGGAAGGGTTTTGGGTGGGGCCCGCCTTGGTCCTCCTCCTCTTGGCCTACGGCCTCCTGCGCCCCTTCCTCGGCCTGTCCACCCTTCCCCTAAACCTCCTCACCTTCCTGGGCCTGGCCCTTATGGAGCCCTTCTTCCGCGGCCTGGTCCCTTGGGTCTTCAAGGAGCGCTACAAGGACCTGGCCCCCGCCCTATCCGCCCTCTTCTTCGCCCTGGCGGTGCCGGGGCCCACCCTTCTCCTCCTCCTCGTGGGGGCTGGGCTTTTGTGGGCCAAGGAGCGGGCGGGGAGCGTCCTGGGCCTAAGCCTAGGCTGGGTGGTGGCGGGGGTGGTCCTCTCGCTCTTTCCCCCCGCATGGTTAAGGCGCTTCTAG
- a CDS encoding SAM hydrolase/SAM-dependent halogenase family protein, producing MRPVFFLSDFGLQDPYVGVVKAVLAQKAPGIGVVDLAHDLPPQDLRRAAYALFEAVPYLPEGSVILAVVDPGVGTARRAVAALGRRAYVGPDNGLFTLAWLLDPPRRAYALDRVKPPRPQSLDPLPGWRPGAFTFHGRDRFAPAAAHLALGLPPEALGEEVPVESLLRLPLALTPGPEGEILTFDRFGNAITTLLQAPLGGWVEVAGRRVPIRRTFGEVEVGEGVAYLGSAGLLEIALNRGSAREAWGLEEGMPVRLTGP from the coding sequence ATGCGCCCCGTTTTCTTCCTCTCCGACTTCGGCCTCCAAGACCCCTATGTGGGGGTGGTGAAGGCGGTTTTAGCCCAGAAGGCTCCCGGCATAGGGGTGGTGGACCTGGCCCACGACCTCCCCCCCCAGGACCTGCGCCGGGCGGCCTACGCCCTCTTTGAGGCGGTGCCCTACCTGCCCGAAGGGAGCGTCATTCTGGCGGTGGTGGACCCCGGGGTGGGGACGGCACGGCGGGCCGTGGCCGCCTTGGGCCGGCGGGCCTACGTGGGCCCGGATAACGGCCTCTTCACCCTGGCCTGGCTCCTGGACCCGCCCAGGCGGGCCTATGCCCTGGACAGGGTTAAGCCCCCCAGGCCCCAAAGCCTGGACCCCTTACCCGGATGGCGCCCGGGGGCGTTCACCTTTCACGGCCGCGACCGCTTCGCCCCCGCCGCCGCCCACCTGGCCCTGGGGCTTCCCCCGGAAGCCCTGGGGGAGGAGGTTCCGGTGGAAAGCCTCCTAAGGCTTCCCCTCGCCCTGACCCCGGGGCCGGAAGGGGAGATCCTCACCTTTGACCGCTTCGGCAACGCCATCACCACCCTCCTCCAGGCCCCCCTAGGGGGATGGGTGGAGGTGGCGGGGCGGAGGGTGCCCATCCGCCGCACCTTCGGCGAGGTGGAGGTGGGGGAAGGGGTGGCCTATCTGGGAAGCGCAGGGCTTTTGGAGATCGCCCTCAACCGGGGAAGCGCCCGGGAGGCCTGGGGCCTCGAGGAGGGTATGCCCGTGCGCCTCACCGGTCCTTGA
- the surE gene encoding 5'/3'-nucleotidase SurE: MRILVSNDDGIFSPGIKALGLAMRALGEVYVVAPDVEQSAVGHGITVRRPLRFKHTQSAGFGEIPAYRVDGTPADCVVLGVHLLGRPDLVVSGINIGVNLGLDLTHSGTVAAALEATSLGIPAIAFSLDTSGEELDFAEAARHAVRIARWVMEKGLPKGVLLNVNFPARPPKGVKVTRLSTHHFEDTVVERLDPEGRPYYWIAGTPVGEEEEGTDLWAVRQGYISVTPVSLDFTAREYLAEVEAWFKDR, encoded by the coding sequence ATGCGCATCCTCGTTTCCAACGACGACGGCATCTTCTCCCCGGGCATCAAGGCCTTGGGCCTAGCCATGCGGGCCCTGGGCGAGGTGTACGTGGTGGCCCCCGACGTGGAGCAGTCGGCGGTGGGCCACGGCATCACCGTGCGCCGCCCCTTGCGCTTCAAGCACACGCAAAGCGCCGGCTTTGGGGAGATCCCCGCCTACCGGGTGGACGGCACCCCGGCGGACTGCGTGGTCCTGGGGGTGCACCTTCTAGGCCGGCCGGACCTGGTGGTTTCCGGCATCAACATCGGGGTGAACCTGGGGTTAGACCTCACCCACTCGGGCACGGTGGCGGCGGCCCTCGAGGCCACCTCCTTGGGCATCCCGGCCATCGCCTTCAGCCTGGACACCTCCGGGGAGGAGTTGGACTTCGCCGAGGCCGCCCGCCATGCGGTGAGGATCGCCCGCTGGGTGATGGAGAAGGGCCTGCCCAAAGGGGTTCTCCTCAACGTGAACTTTCCCGCCCGCCCGCCCAAGGGGGTCAAGGTCACCCGGCTTTCCACCCATCACTTTGAGGACACCGTGGTGGAGCGGCTGGACCCCGAGGGGAGGCCCTACTACTGGATCGCCGGCACCCCCGTGGGGGAGGAGGAGGAGGGGACGGACCTTTGGGCGGTGCGCCAGGGGTACATCTCGGTCACCCCCGTGAGCCTGGACTTCACCGCCCGGGAATACCTGGCCGAGGTGGAGGCCTGGTTCAAGGACCGGTGA
- a CDS encoding cold-shock protein, whose product MKKGTVKWFNAEKGYGFIQQEEGPDVFVHFSAIEAEGFRTLNEGERVEFEVEPGRGGKGPQAKKVRRI is encoded by the coding sequence ATGAAGAAGGGTACCGTTAAGTGGTTCAACGCGGAAAAAGGCTACGGGTTCATCCAGCAGGAAGAGGGTCCGGACGTGTTCGTGCACTTCTCGGCCATCGAGGCCGAAGGGTTTCGCACCCTGAACGAGGGGGAGCGGGTGGAGTTTGAGGTGGAGCCGGGCCGGGGCGGCAAGGGCCCCCAGGCCAAGAAGGTCCGCCGCATCTAA